The DNA sequence TTGCTTGTCGTCGGCCACGTTCAGCTTGAGGCGCTGCGGGGCCGAGGCCACGCCGCTCAGCACCGGTAGGTGGCGCAGGTACAGGTCCGACTTACCGGCCAGGGTTTCCAGCGTCACCAGCTGGACTTCTTCGTTGAACACCGCCGCCCGGAAGCCAATGCCCGTGTAGCTGTCGATGGCCGGGGCCGTCTGGTCCTTGGCTATCAGCTTGTGCCAGCTCGGCCGGGCAAAGCTGTTGTAGCCAAACGCGTGGATTTCGCGGGCGTGCACTGGTAGTTCGGGGCCCCCTTCCTCGTAGTGGCGCTCGGCCAGTACCACCAGGTTTTTTTCGGGTGTGAGAAGTAGGTCGGCCAGGTAGATGTCCTCCAGTTGCTTGGGTGTCGGGGCCCCGGTGGCCTGCCCCACAGCGGCCAAATAAGCAGCGTCGAAGGGTACTTCGTCGCTCAGCTTGATGTCGTTTTTGTCGAAATCGAACCGCACTACTTTCAGGCCCGTCAACTCGCCCGAATCGTAGTCGGCCACCAGCGCGGCGGCGTAGAGTTGGCCGTCGGGCAGCAGCTTGAACCGCGCATCGCGGATGCGGATGGTGCGGCCCCCAAAAATGCCCCCTACCGGCACGCCCAGCACCGGCACCGGCGTGGCCTGCGTGGGCGCATCGGGCGTGGCCGGGTAGCGGCGCACGGTCAGCTTGCTCATGCCGTCGCTGAGCATGGTTACGAGCTGGGCCCCGTCGTTGGCCACCAGCACGTTGGGCGAGAAAAAGTCGCGCGTAGACCGGAAATCGTAGGTCCGGCTCAGCACCTTGCCCAGCTTCTGGTCGAACAGCGTCGCGTCGAGGGCCTTGATTTGCGCCTCGCGGGTTTGGTAGGCGAAGGCCAGCAGGTGCGTGCCATCGGGCGAAATGGCCACGCCCGGGCGGCGGTCGCGGGCGGGGGCCGCCACCAGCACCACCGGGGGCCCCGGCTGGCCGTTGCGCAGGCCCACCGGGTGCACGGTCAGGTTCTGGCCGCTTTCGTCGGTGTGGTGCAGCACTACCCAGGCCTGCTCGGGGCCCAGCCCGAAGGCTTCTGCCGTTTCGCCTGGGGCCACGGGCAGGGCGGCTTCCCACTGCTTTTTCAGGGCCTGGTCGTAGCGCTCCACGGCGTAGCCGCCGTTGGCCTGGTGGGCCAAAATGATGAAGCCGCTGCCATCGGCCAGAGGCAGCGTTTTGACGGGTACCCGACTGTCGTAGCGGTCGGCTCCCTGTTCGGGCTGGTAGCTGAACGGAACGGATTTGATCTTTTGGGCCCGAGCAGGCGCCGCTGCAATTAGCAGCCCCGCCGCGGCCAAAATAGCGCCAATTCGATGATATCGCATGTAGTGAAAATTAGATTAATACAGGAAAGCCCGTCCGTGCCTTTGGGCCTGTACGCCAAATGTAGTGCTTGCTTAGGGCCCGTACGGCATATAAGCACGGCGCCCGGGGGCCTTGAGGTGGCAATAAAAAGGTAGCATAAACGCAACTGACACAATTAAACTTTCGTATATCGGCACCGTTTAAGGGATAATTCAAATGCGTGCGCCTTTCTAGCAAACAGCGTAACTTGCCAATGCAAAGACTACCTATTGATTTACAAGTTGATTGATTGTAAATATTCCAAGAATTATTCTTTCCATGCCGAAAGGCATTCTACTATATGAAAACCATAGGAAAACTTTTTCTGCTCCTCAGTTTCGTGGTTATCGGGCGCTGGTCACGCCCCAACCCACACGTTACCGTCGCTACTTTCTCCGAATTGATGGCCTCCGCCAACCACCGTTCCCTGAGTACCAGCAATCCCGTGGTGCTGGTGCGCAATGGCTCGCAACAAACGCCCATTACCAGCGTCCTGGCCCTGTTTTAACCAAAAAAGCGGCTCCCATCGGAGCCGCTTTTCTTTTGGCCTGTTTTTTAGCTGATTCTGCTCCAGTTCACGGCGGTGGCGGGCAGGCTGTCGATGTGGTGGCGGATGTTGCCGTTTTCAGGCCGCGCCAAGTCCGGGTCCTCCGCCAGCAGCGACTGCGCGGCGGCGCGGCTCTCGCTGAGAATGCGCCCGTCTTTGGCCAGGTCGGCGATGAGCAGGTCGAGCACGCCGCTTTGCTGGGTGCCCATCAGGTCGCCGGGGCCCCGGAGCTTCAGGTCGATGTCGGCAATCTCGAAGCCGTTGCTCGTACGCACCATCGTTTCGAGACGAGTGCGGGCATCCTTGCTCAGCTTGAAGCCCGACATGAGGACGCAGTAGCTCTGGTCGGCCCCGCGGCCTACGCGGCCCCGCAGCTGGTGCAGCTGCGAGAGGCCGAACCGCTCGGCCGACTCAATCACCATCACCGACGAGTTGGGTACGTTCACGCCCACCTCAATTACAGTGGTGGCCACCATAATCTGGGTTTCCTGCTTCACGAAGCGGGCCATTTCAAAGTCCTTCTCTTCGGCCTTCATGCGTCCGTGCACCATGCTGATTTGCATTTCCGGGAAGGCGCGCGTTACGCTCTCGTAGCCGTCGGTCAGGTCTTTGTAGTCCAGGGTTTCCGACTCCTCAATCAGCGGATACACGATGTAGGCCTGCCGGCCCAGCTTCACCTGCTGGCGAATGAACTCGAACACCTTCAGGCGGTTGGTGTCGTAGCGGTGCACCGTCACGATGGGTTTGCGGCCAGCCGGTAGCTCGTCAATCACGCTCACGTCGAGGTCGCCGTACAGCGTCATGGCTAGGGTGCGCGGGATGGGCGTGGCCGTCATCACCAGCACGTGCGGGATGACGTGCGGGTTTTTCTGCCACAATTTTGAGCGCTGCGCTACCCCGAAGCGGTGCTGCTCGTCCATAATCGTCAGGCCCAGATTGCGGAACTGCACCACATCCTCCAGCAGCGCGTGGGTACCCACCAGCATGTGCATGGTGCCGTTGCGCAGCTCCTCATGCAGCACGCGGCGCTGGGCCGTGCGGGTGCTGCCTGTGAGCTTGCCCAGGTGGATGCCTAGCGCGTCGGCGTACACCTTCAGGCCCTGGTAGTGCTGGTCGGCTAATATTTCGGTGGGGGCCATCAGGCAGCTTTGGGCCCCGTTATCGGCCGCCATCAGCATGGCAATGAAGGCCACAATGGTTTTGCCCGAGCCCACGTCGCCCTGCAACAGCCGGTTCATCTGCTGGCCGGTGCAGAAATCCTTATAAATGTCGTGGATGACCCGCTTTTGGGCCCTTGTGAGGTCAAAGCTCAGGTGGTTGTTATAAAAGTCGACCAGCGTGGGCACCAAGTTGAAAATCTGGCCGGCCAGCGTCACCTTGCGCTGGTCTTTCTGGCGCAGCAGCTTGAGCTGGATGTAGAATAGCTCCTCGAACTTGAGCCGGAACCGCGCCGCCGCCAGCAGGTCCGGGGTCTGCGGGAAGTGAATCTGCTGCATCGCCTGGGCCTTGCCCATCAGCGCGTACTGCTCGACGAGGGCCGGCGAGAGCGTCTCGCTCACGTGCGGCAGGGCAATTTTCAGCAAATCGCCCACCATCCGCATGATGGCCTTGCTGTCCACGCGGTGGTAGTTTTTGAGCTTCTCGGAGGTGTTGTACACCGGCTGCAAAAAGCTCTGGCCGGCCTTGGCCTCGGTCACTTCTTCCAACTCGGGGTGGGCCATCTGGGGCCGCCCGTTGAACATCGTGGGCTTGCCAAACAGGATGTACTCCTTCTGGTTCTGCACAATTTGCTGCATCCACTTGATGCCCTTGAACCACACCAAGTCCAGGTCGCCGCTGGCGTCGCTCAGCGTGGCCGTGAGGCGCTGTTTGGGACCCTCGCCCACCAGCTGGCGGTTGCGCAAAATGCCCTTCACCTGCACGTAAGGCAAGTCCTCGTGCAAATCGACGACGTTGTAGAACTGCGTCCGGTCGAGGTAGCGGAACGGGTAGCGCTGGATCAGGTCGCCGTAGGTGAACAGGCCCAACTCCTTGCCCAGCAGCTGCCCCCGCTGGGCCCCCACGCCCCGCAAAAACTCCAGCCGGGTATTGAAGAAACTCATTTCATTTAACAATTAACATTTATCATTTATCATTTATCATTTAACAATCATACAATTAATTCTTTAACAGCCATTAGAACGGCCAAAAAACAGCCTTTTTGTCACCAAAAGCAATGTTAAATGTTAATTGATAAATATTAAATGATCAGCGGTATTTCAACGTGTTCAGCATCTGTACCATGTCGGTTTTCACGTACTCAATCACCGGGGCCAGCGAGTCGTTGGCGGTGGCGGTTTGGAAGTACAGGGCCCCGCGCAAAAAGTGCTTGGTGCTGTCGGTAGTATAAAACTGGAACTGGCTCGGCACTTCGCCCTGTAGCTCGAACACCGAGGCGCGCATGCCGTTGGGCATCTTCAAAATTCGCTCGTCGATGGCCGTGGCCTTCACCTGGTGCTTGCCGGTGAGCCTGCGAGCGTCCTCCATCATCTTGTTGTAGAGGCGCCGGTCGCGGGCCACGTCCATGTACGTAATCTGCACGTTGGCATGTAGTTGCGGGTAGTAAATGTTCAGCCAGTGCGGCTGCGCCATGTACGACGAGTCGCGCTTCACCACCGCAGACTGCGAGTAGTCAAACGTGTAGGGGTGGCCGCCGGGCAGGGGCCGGTAGCGGTGGGGCGGCAGCACGATGCGGTTGTAGCCCTTGGGCTTGGGCGTGAAGTCAGGTGCGGCTGTGCAAGCGGCCAGCCCTAGGGCCAGGGCCCCCAGCCAAGCCAGCCGGCCGGCGAAGCGCGGCAAAAAAGTAGAATGTATCACGGATTGCTGTTAGTGGTCGCCGCCGTTCAAAGGTACTCCCGCCCCGCCGCAACGAAAAAAGCCCCAGCGCAGTGCCAGGGCTTTTCAGAAATGAGACGGGCGCACAGCTAAAACGGCAGCTGGTCCAGCTCCGGCTCCTGCCGGAAGCTGACCGCTGGCTCGGCCACCGCGGCTGGGGCCCCGGGCGAACCGCCCGGCCGGGCCCCCAGCATCGAAATCTCATCGGCGATGATTTCGGTGATGTAACGGGTTTGCTGGTCCTTGTCCTGGTACTGGCGGGTGCGCAGCTTGCCTTCAATATACACCTGCTGGCCTTTTTTGAGGTATTTGTCGGCCATTTCCGCCAGGCCACGCCAGGCGGAAATGTTGTGCCACTCGGTGCGCTCCACGCGCGTGCCTTGCTTGTCTTTGAAATACTCGTTGGTGGCGAGCGTGAAATGCGCTACGCTCACGCCGCCTTCCAGGTGCCGCACCTCGGGATCTTTGCCCAGGTTGCCTACTAAAATTACTTTGTTTACTCCGGCCATGACGGTAGGGGCTAAAATGGTAAAATGCGTTTTACCTCGCAGAGATTAAGGTGCTATAAAAGTACGCACCGGAAACAAATTTACCAAATTAATTAGCAATAATATTTTAATTTTTGCCCAAATAATTGGCAATGAGCTGCGGCTTGGGCAGCGCTTCGATTTCGGCCGGCGAGTAGGCCCGCAGGCCCGTATCGGCTAGGGCCGTGGCCGGCAGGGCCCCCGCCAGCCACACGGTGTGGAAGCGCGCTTCCAGCTTCTGGTGGCTCAGCACGTGCTTGAGTAGGGGCGGGGGCCCCGGCTCGGCCGCGAGGCGGGTATCGAGCCGGCCGCCCAGGGCCTCCACGTGGCGCAGCACCTCGGCCGCACCCAGCTTCAACCCCGCGGTTTCGACTACCGCAAAGTCGTACAGGCCCTGCCAAATATCTTTTGCGCCGCGCTTTTTCAGGTACATAGCCTCGCCGTGGCGCAGCACCAAGTAGTGCAGGTAGCGCACACGCGCCGCCTTGGCCTTGCTCTTCACCGGCAGCAGCGCTACCTGCCCGTGCTGAAACGCCCAGCAGCTGTGTTGCAGCGGGCAAAACAGGCAGTCGGGCCGCGCCGGGGTGCATTGCAGGGCCCCAAACTCCATGATGGCCTGGTTGAAATCGGCGGGCGTACTGGCCGGAATGTGCTGGTCGGCCAGGGCCTGGAATTCCTTGCGCGAGGCCGGCGCGGCAATGTCGGAATGTAGGCCGAAAATGCGCGCCAGCACCCGGTACACGTTGCCGTCGAGCACGGCCACCGCCTCGCCGAAGGCAAACGAGGCAATGGCCGCCGCCGTGTAGGGCCCCACGCCGCGTAGCTTCAGCAGGCCGGCGTAGGTGGTCGGGAACAGGCCATCGTATTCCTGCACCACTTGCTGAGCCGTGTGGTGCATGTTGCGGGCCCGGGAGTAGTAGCCCAGGCCCTGCCACAAGCGCAGCACTTCCTGCTCGGGGGCCCTGGCTAGGGCCTGCACCGTGGGGTAGGCGGCCAAAAAGGCTTCGTAGTAGGGGAGGCCCTGCGCCACGCGGGTTTGCTGGAGAATAACTTCGGACAGCCAGATGGCGTATGGATCGCGGGTGCGCCGCCAGGGCAAGTCGCGGTGGTGGCGGGGGTACCAGGCCAGCAGCGCGGCGGCCAATACGGAAGGTTGGCGGGTGAGATTAGCCAAGATTTTGAGGACGAATAAATTGGGCCGGGGCCCCGATTGCAATGGATGGTTGGTAAAAACCAAAAAAGAAGCTACCTTTGTGGCCCGATTTCATAAGCGAATCGCCTACCGGGCAAGGGCTTACGCGGAGAGCGGGAATTTTTATTGCCCAGATTCTTATTTTTTTTACCCTAAGTACCTAACCAACGTGACCAAAGCAGAGGTAATCGCCGAAATTTCGCAGAAAACCGGCATCGAGAAAGCAGATGTATTGATGACTGTAGAAGCCTTCTTCAAAGTGGTGAAGGATTCGATGACCGAGGGCAACAACATCTACGTGCGCGGCTTCGGTTCTTTCGTTAACAAGAAGCGCGCCCGTAAAGTGGCCCGCAATATTTCGAAAAACACGTCGCTCATCATTGAGGAGCACTACATCCCGAGCTTCAAGCCGTCGAAAACCTTCGTGGCTAAAATTAAAAATAGCAAGAAAGTAAAAGCCACGGCTGCCAAAGCTTAGGCTTCAGTTGTTGATCACTAGCTAATTACCGGCTGTGCCGCCGGTGTCTTTCCACAACTGGGAAGCCCGGCGGCCGGCTATTTTCTATGGCTACCACCGCCTCCCGTCCCGCTGCTCACCAAGTATTGGTCCTAGTCCTCGCTTTGGCGTTGATTGGTGGCTTATTTGTGCTTCCCAAAGGCATTGTGAAGCCCAAGGAAGGGAAGGCGGAACTGACCCAAGATGCGGCCCGCACGGCCAACCGCGACGGTGGCGGCCCGGCCACCAACGGCTCCAAAGCCGATGCGTCGTCGGGCCCCGTATCGGCCGAGGCCGGGCCTACCACCTCCCCGGAAGGCCCCACGGCCGCCGCCCCCCACACCGCGGCCACCCCGGTGCAGCGCCAGGAGCTGAACCGTTTGCTGGGCCAATTTACCAAAGCCGGCACCTCAGCCCAAAAAGCTGAGGCCGCCACGCTACTGGCCCGCCGCTACGAGAACGTGCAGCGCTTCGACAGCGCGGGCTATTACTACGAGCAGGTGGCGGCGGCGCAGCCGGGGCCCCAGGCGTTGCAGCAGGCGGCCGATGCTTATTTTCAGGCGTTTAGCTTTGCTTCGTCGGATGAGCGCATCAAGCTGCTCGGCGGCAAGGCCCGTGATTTGTACACCAAAGTATTGGCCAAGAGTCCTGACAACCTCGACGCCAAGACCAACCTGGGCATGACATACATGGCCTCCGACAACCCCGTGAAGGGCGTGACGCTGCTACGCGAGGTGTTGGCTGCCGACCCCAAAAACGAAAGAGCGCTGTACGACTTGGGCATCTTGGCCGTGCAAAGCAACCAGTACGACAAAGCCGTGGAGCGCTTCCAGCAGTTGGTGAAAGTGAATCCCAAAAATGTGAATGCCCAGTTTTACCTGGGCGTGACCTCGGCCCGGACGGGGGCCAAAGAACAGGCCCGCGCCGCCTTCCTGACGGCTAAAAGCCTCAGTGCCGACCCGGCTCTGGCTGCATCGGTCGAGGAAGAGCTGGCTAAATTGAAATAACTACCCTAATCCTAATAACCTAACCCACAAGCATATGCCCTGCGGTAAAAAACGTAAACGCCATAAAATTGCCACCCACAAGCGCAAGAAGCGCCTGCGCAAGAATCGCCACAAGAAGAAGTAAGCCGCCCCTCGGGGTGCTTTGGTAGTTGGTGGTTTCTACCCGAAATCTGCCGGCTACCCATCTCTCACAGTAGCCTCCCGGATGCGGCGGGTGTTTGCTTTTCCCGTGGCTCGCGAGGGAAGTCAGAACTTTTGGTTCTGGCTTCCCTCTTGCTGGTTCTGGGGTATCGCTATATATCCGTCCATTGGAGCTACTTTAACCAAACAAGACATTGAGTAATGAATTAGTAATTAATTCTACTCAGGAAGGCGAACGGATTGCGCTGTTGCAGGATAAGCGGCTCATTGAGTACCACTTCGACCGCAACGACACCAATTATTCGGTGGGCGATATCTTCCTGGGCACGGTGAAAAAGGTGATGCCCGGCCTCAACGCGGCTTTCGTGGACATTGGCTACGAAAAGGACGCGTTTCTGCACTATGGCGACTTGGGCGAGCAATACCCCTCGTTCACAAAGTGGGCGCGGACCGTGCAAAGCGGCCGGACCGCCGCTGCCAGTCTCGATCAGTTCACGTTTGAGCCGCCCCTCGAAAAAGTGGGCAAGGCCGATAGTGTGTTCAAAAAAGGCCAGCAAATTGTGGTGCAGGTCATCAAGGAGCCCATCTCCACGAAGGGGCCCCGGGTGAGCACCGACATTTCGATGGCGGGCCGTTACCTCGTGCTGATGCCGTTTTCGAACACGATCAGCGTGAGCAAGAAAATTGTGAGCAAAGCGGAGCGCGACCGGCTCAAGCGCCTCATCGCTAGCATTAAGCCCGAAAATTTTGGCGTCATCATCCGCACCGTGGCGGAAGGGCGCGATGTGGCCGAGCTGGATAAGGACATGCAGGACATGGTGGGCAAGTGGGAGCAGCTTTACACCACGCTGCGCACCGCTAAGCCCAATGACAAGGTGCTGGGCGAGCTGGGTCGTACGTCGTCGATGCTGCGCGATATGCTCAACGAGTCGTTCGACAGCATTTTGGTCGATGCCCCGGCCATGTACGAGGAGATGCGCGACTACTTGCAGAAGATTGCGCCCGATAAGCTCGGGTTGCTGAAGCTGCACAACACTAAGGTCAAGATTTTTGAGCAAACGGGCATTGAGAAGCAGCTTAAAACGCTGTTTGGCAAGACTG is a window from the Hymenobacter nivis genome containing:
- the recG gene encoding ATP-dependent DNA helicase RecG, with translation MSFFNTRLEFLRGVGAQRGQLLGKELGLFTYGDLIQRYPFRYLDRTQFYNVVDLHEDLPYVQVKGILRNRQLVGEGPKQRLTATLSDASGDLDLVWFKGIKWMQQIVQNQKEYILFGKPTMFNGRPQMAHPELEEVTEAKAGQSFLQPVYNTSEKLKNYHRVDSKAIMRMVGDLLKIALPHVSETLSPALVEQYALMGKAQAMQQIHFPQTPDLLAAARFRLKFEELFYIQLKLLRQKDQRKVTLAGQIFNLVPTLVDFYNNHLSFDLTRAQKRVIHDIYKDFCTGQQMNRLLQGDVGSGKTIVAFIAMLMAADNGAQSCLMAPTEILADQHYQGLKVYADALGIHLGKLTGSTRTAQRRVLHEELRNGTMHMLVGTHALLEDVVQFRNLGLTIMDEQHRFGVAQRSKLWQKNPHVIPHVLVMTATPIPRTLAMTLYGDLDVSVIDELPAGRKPIVTVHRYDTNRLKVFEFIRQQVKLGRQAYIVYPLIEESETLDYKDLTDGYESVTRAFPEMQISMVHGRMKAEEKDFEMARFVKQETQIMVATTVIEVGVNVPNSSVMVIESAERFGLSQLHQLRGRVGRGADQSYCVLMSGFKLSKDARTRLETMVRTSNGFEIADIDLKLRGPGDLMGTQQSGVLDLLIADLAKDGRILSESRAAAQSLLAEDPDLARPENGNIRHHIDSLPATAVNWSRIS
- the gldD gene encoding gliding motility lipoprotein GldD produces the protein MIHSTFLPRFAGRLAWLGALALGLAACTAAPDFTPKPKGYNRIVLPPHRYRPLPGGHPYTFDYSQSAVVKRDSSYMAQPHWLNIYYPQLHANVQITYMDVARDRRLYNKMMEDARRLTGKHQVKATAIDERILKMPNGMRASVFELQGEVPSQFQFYTTDSTKHFLRGALYFQTATANDSLAPVIEYVKTDMVQMLNTLKYR
- a CDS encoding single-stranded DNA-binding protein, encoding MAGVNKVILVGNLGKDPEVRHLEGGVSVAHFTLATNEYFKDKQGTRVERTEWHNISAWRGLAEMADKYLKKGQQVYIEGKLRTRQYQDKDQQTRYITEIIADEISMLGARPGGSPGAPAAVAEPAVSFRQEPELDQLPF
- the mutY gene encoding A/G-specific adenine glycosylase, which produces MANLTRQPSVLAAALLAWYPRHHRDLPWRRTRDPYAIWLSEVILQQTRVAQGLPYYEAFLAAYPTVQALARAPEQEVLRLWQGLGYYSRARNMHHTAQQVVQEYDGLFPTTYAGLLKLRGVGPYTAAAIASFAFGEAVAVLDGNVYRVLARIFGLHSDIAAPASRKEFQALADQHIPASTPADFNQAIMEFGALQCTPARPDCLFCPLQHSCWAFQHGQVALLPVKSKAKAARVRYLHYLVLRHGEAMYLKKRGAKDIWQGLYDFAVVETAGLKLGAAEVLRHVEALGGRLDTRLAAEPGPPPLLKHVLSHQKLEARFHTVWLAGALPATALADTGLRAYSPAEIEALPKPQLIANYLGKN
- a CDS encoding HU family DNA-binding protein; this translates as MTKAEVIAEISQKTGIEKADVLMTVEAFFKVVKDSMTEGNNIYVRGFGSFVNKKRARKVARNISKNTSLIIEEHYIPSFKPSKTFVAKIKNSKKVKATAAKA
- a CDS encoding tetratricopeptide repeat protein → MLPKGIVKPKEGKAELTQDAARTANRDGGGPATNGSKADASSGPVSAEAGPTTSPEGPTAAAPHTAATPVQRQELNRLLGQFTKAGTSAQKAEAATLLARRYENVQRFDSAGYYYEQVAAAQPGPQALQQAADAYFQAFSFASSDERIKLLGGKARDLYTKVLAKSPDNLDAKTNLGMTYMASDNPVKGVTLLREVLAADPKNERALYDLGILAVQSNQYDKAVERFQQLVKVNPKNVNAQFYLGVTSARTGAKEQARAAFLTAKSLSADPALAASVEEELAKLK
- a CDS encoding Rne/Rng family ribonuclease, with protein sequence MSNELVINSTQEGERIALLQDKRLIEYHFDRNDTNYSVGDIFLGTVKKVMPGLNAAFVDIGYEKDAFLHYGDLGEQYPSFTKWARTVQSGRTAAASLDQFTFEPPLEKVGKADSVFKKGQQIVVQVIKEPISTKGPRVSTDISMAGRYLVLMPFSNTISVSKKIVSKAERDRLKRLIASIKPENFGVIIRTVAEGRDVAELDKDMQDMVGKWEQLYTTLRTAKPNDKVLGELGRTSSMLRDMLNESFDSILVDAPAMYEEMRDYLQKIAPDKLGLLKLHNTKVKIFEQTGIEKQLKTLFGKTVTVPGGGYLVIEHTEALHVIDVNSGSKSNQENDQEATALMINLLAAKEVARQLRLRDMGGIIVVDFIDMRAAESRKKVEDAVRDVMKADKAKFTVLPLTKFGLLQITRQRVRPAETIITGEVCPTCGGTGRISASIQVTDDIDNSIDDLLVAQNQSGLTLSVHPFLYAYYTKGLVSRQMKWYLKYYKWVKLVKDSSLGLTDYRIEDERGEEIQLRSMAAAMSKVQDREIEFTD